In Myxococcus stipitatus, the following are encoded in one genomic region:
- a CDS encoding DnaJ domain-containing protein — MPPQGQLDQTSPLNLYGRIASAEQTGLLTLTLTDRVTQVHFRKGNPEFVDSTHPEDALGTSLMGAKLLSPEQLQQAEAAKDRFGGDLLAALFGLGLLQPASAFSILAQRATSILFKGLRAETGAFTFELRDLAGNKAMPLGNRWAVLSDTVRRMPSADIKRRLVPVLQLPIMKSGGMVAASDLRLTPHEVRALTVIDGVRSVSQLLADFPQDTDHLLRLAFLLRELDAVSFAAVSPSVATVHSGTAAESPTGATQAVASTGTPPGANAAATAARPPPPTAAPTGATIPGNPHGAAATAARPGNPPGANAATAARPGNPPGATAARPGNPPGAATATARPGNPPGAAARPGNPPGAPATAARPGNPPGAPAGAAGPAANAPGADEIPALRTLATAMKQQTHFQRLGLTEQADGGAVKIAYFRLAKQYHPDTLQQGAPPELEKLKAEVFAYVGDAYRTLSDDKSRAAYLEELKSGGAGSEVDINSILKAEELFQKACILVKARKFPEAVKMLNEAIQLNAEEAEFYAWRGYARFFTAADKKAAQPEAFREIQNAIKRNERCAPAHYFQGVIAKLTGDATGALKHFKRTVELQPDHIDAQREIRMAAQKK, encoded by the coding sequence ATGCCGCCACAGGGCCAACTCGACCAGACATCGCCACTGAACCTCTACGGTCGAATCGCCTCCGCCGAACAAACGGGCCTCCTCACGCTCACGCTCACGGACCGGGTCACCCAGGTTCACTTCCGCAAGGGCAACCCGGAGTTCGTCGACTCCACGCATCCGGAGGACGCGCTCGGCACCTCGCTGATGGGCGCGAAGCTCCTCTCCCCCGAGCAACTCCAGCAAGCCGAAGCCGCGAAGGACCGCTTCGGTGGCGACCTGCTCGCGGCGCTCTTCGGACTGGGCCTGCTGCAACCCGCCAGCGCCTTCTCCATCCTGGCGCAACGGGCGACCAGCATCCTGTTCAAGGGCCTCCGCGCGGAAACCGGCGCGTTCACCTTCGAACTCCGCGACCTCGCGGGCAACAAGGCCATGCCGCTCGGAAACCGGTGGGCCGTGCTCAGCGACACCGTGCGTCGCATGCCCTCCGCGGACATCAAGCGCCGGCTTGTGCCCGTGCTCCAACTGCCCATCATGAAGTCGGGCGGAATGGTGGCCGCGAGCGACCTGCGCCTCACCCCGCACGAAGTCCGAGCCCTCACCGTCATCGACGGCGTGCGCTCGGTGTCCCAGCTCCTCGCCGACTTCCCGCAGGACACCGACCACCTGCTGCGTCTCGCGTTCCTGCTGCGAGAGCTCGATGCGGTGTCCTTCGCCGCGGTGTCCCCCTCGGTGGCCACGGTCCATTCGGGCACGGCCGCAGAGAGTCCCACCGGAGCCACGCAAGCAGTCGCCTCGACGGGGACGCCTCCCGGAGCCAACGCCGCGGCGACCGCGGCACGTCCCCCGCCCCCGACCGCGGCCCCCACCGGAGCCACGATTCCTGGCAACCCGCATGGAGCCGCCGCCACGGCCGCACGTCCCGGCAACCCACCCGGAGCCAACGCCGCCACGGCCGCGCGCCCAGGCAACCCACCCGGAGCCACCGCCGCACGACCCGGCAATCCCCCCGGAGCCGCCACCGCGACGGCACGCCCCGGCAATCCCCCCGGAGCCGCCGCGCGTCCCGGCAACCCGCCCGGAGCCCCCGCGACCGCCGCGCGCCCAGGCAATCCCCCGGGAGCCCCAGCGGGAGCAGCCGGCCCCGCCGCCAATGCCCCCGGCGCCGACGAGATTCCGGCCCTGCGCACCCTCGCCACGGCCATGAAGCAGCAGACCCACTTCCAGCGGCTGGGGCTGACCGAGCAGGCGGACGGAGGCGCGGTGAAGATCGCCTACTTCCGTCTGGCCAAGCAGTACCACCCGGACACGCTGCAGCAGGGGGCCCCACCGGAGCTCGAGAAGCTCAAGGCCGAGGTCTTCGCCTACGTCGGAGACGCCTACCGGACGTTGTCCGACGACAAGAGCCGCGCCGCCTATCTCGAGGAGCTCAAGAGCGGAGGCGCCGGGTCCGAGGTGGACATCAACTCCATCCTCAAGGCCGAGGAGCTCTTCCAGAAGGCGTGCATTCTCGTGAAGGCACGCAAGTTCCCGGAAGCGGTCAAGATGTTGAACGAAGCCATCCAGCTCAACGCGGAGGAGGCCGAGTTCTACGCCTGGCGGGGGTACGCGCGTTTCTTCACCGCGGCGGACAAGAAGGCGGCGCAGCCCGAGGCCTTCCGGGAAATCCAGAACGCCATCAAGCGCAATGAGCGCTGTGCGCCCGCCCACTACTTCCAGGGGGTGATTGCGAAGTTGACCGGGGACGCGACGGGGGCCCTCAAGCACTTCAAGCGCACCGTGGAGCTTCAGCCAGACCACATCGACGCGCAGCGGGAGATTCGCATGGCGGCCCAGAAGAAGTAG
- the yhbY gene encoding ribosome assembly RNA-binding protein YhbY, with the protein MPLTGKQRRHLRALGHHLEPVVIVGQAGVTEGVIAAVEQALQDHELIKVKINEGPETRQEASARIAEGTGAEQAQLLGRTALFFKKRKEKSKFEKF; encoded by the coding sequence GTGCCGCTCACCGGGAAGCAACGCCGCCATCTGCGCGCGCTCGGACACCACCTGGAGCCGGTGGTCATCGTCGGTCAAGCCGGCGTCACCGAGGGCGTCATCGCCGCCGTCGAGCAGGCGCTGCAGGACCACGAGCTCATCAAGGTCAAGATCAACGAAGGCCCGGAGACGCGCCAGGAAGCCTCCGCGCGCATCGCCGAGGGCACGGGCGCCGAGCAGGCCCAGCTGCTGGGCCGCACCGCGCTCTTCTTCAAGAAGCGCAAGGAGAAGTCCAAGTTCGAGAAGTTCTGA
- a CDS encoding crotonase/enoyl-CoA hydratase family protein, which produces MSTSDPRISLEARGHLALIGIHRPEKRNAFDVGMLRGLSSALTEADRDPDVRCMVLFAVGDHFSAGLDLASVAPVFASGEPLYAEGFIDPWGISGAARTKPLVVAAQGLCLTLSIELILAADITVASEDARFAQIEIKRGIFPFGGATLRFPQRVGWGNAMRWLLTGDEFDAREAHRIGLVQEVVERGRHLERALALAETVAKQAPLGVQATLASARQALTEGPDAAARSLLPRLLALVGSEDAAEGVQSFIERREARFTGK; this is translated from the coding sequence ATGAGCACGTCGGACCCTCGCATCAGCCTGGAAGCGCGTGGACACCTCGCGCTCATCGGCATCCATCGCCCGGAGAAGCGCAATGCCTTCGACGTTGGCATGCTGCGGGGACTGTCGTCCGCGCTGACCGAGGCGGACCGCGACCCCGACGTGCGCTGCATGGTCCTCTTCGCCGTGGGTGACCACTTCTCCGCGGGCCTGGACCTGGCGAGTGTCGCCCCGGTGTTCGCCAGCGGCGAGCCGCTCTACGCGGAGGGCTTCATCGACCCGTGGGGCATCAGCGGCGCCGCGAGGACCAAGCCCCTGGTCGTCGCGGCCCAGGGCTTGTGCCTCACGCTGTCCATCGAGCTCATCCTCGCGGCCGATATCACCGTGGCCTCCGAGGACGCTCGCTTCGCGCAGATTGAAATCAAGCGCGGCATCTTCCCGTTCGGCGGCGCCACGCTCCGCTTCCCTCAACGCGTGGGATGGGGCAACGCGATGCGCTGGCTGCTCACGGGCGATGAGTTCGACGCTCGCGAGGCACACCGAATCGGGCTGGTGCAGGAGGTCGTGGAGCGGGGGCGCCACCTCGAGCGGGCCCTGGCCCTGGCGGAGACGGTGGCGAAGCAGGCGCCGCTGGGGGTGCAGGCGACACTCGCGTCCGCGCGGCAGGCCCTGACGGAGGGGCCCGACGCGGCGGCTCGCTCGCTCTTGCCGCGGTTGCTGGCGCTCGTGGGTTCCGAGGACGCCGCCGAGGGCGTCCAGTCCTTCATCGAGCGCCGCGAGGCCCGCTTCACCGGCAAGTAG
- a CDS encoding neutral/alkaline non-lysosomal ceramidase N-terminal domain-containing protein encodes MASSRRASWRSLFPLVLLTVGAAYALGSWNWCGTWDERAPVLLSQVKARGLLRAGAAKVALNPPFPVVVAGYAPPRAEAKEADPPLHARAVVLEVGGSRVGLVSLELLFVTDSVTARVRELARASGLEDVLVLATHTHSSLGGYDPRLVSQLVGTGRYREDSLEAIATAASSALQQARAALTDVTMEMGETKKPKFVYARSGGSESDGTLQRVVLRGAAAPVAELLFFAAHPTMVPRQRGYVDPDYPGRLSALRESEGSGVTLLLQGTVGNISVAFSQGQGLERVSAFAHALAEVAGEVPLAPVGPEVRLSLVRTEAAMPRPDASRLVPSLTRAAGDNLLCGSAERTAEVAALVLGPLQLVTVPGEPTVDAGAELVRRTGASGVMGLAGGYVGYVEAPSLVRAEQGESRRQYFGPTLLDQLGAAAELAASTAGFMR; translated from the coding sequence ATGGCATCTTCGCGACGAGCCTCCTGGCGTTCCTTGTTTCCCCTGGTCTTGCTCACCGTGGGTGCCGCTTATGCATTGGGTTCCTGGAACTGGTGTGGCACCTGGGACGAGCGCGCGCCCGTGCTGCTGTCGCAGGTGAAGGCGAGGGGCCTGTTGCGCGCTGGCGCCGCGAAGGTCGCGCTGAATCCTCCGTTCCCCGTGGTGGTCGCCGGGTATGCGCCGCCTCGCGCGGAGGCGAAGGAGGCAGACCCGCCCCTTCATGCTCGCGCCGTGGTGCTGGAGGTCGGGGGCTCGCGCGTCGGGTTGGTGTCGCTGGAGTTGTTGTTCGTCACGGACTCGGTGACGGCCCGCGTGCGTGAGCTTGCCCGCGCCTCGGGGCTCGAGGACGTGCTGGTGCTGGCCACGCACACCCACTCGTCGCTCGGGGGCTATGACCCTCGGCTGGTGTCGCAGCTCGTCGGGACGGGGCGCTACCGAGAGGACTCGTTGGAGGCCATCGCCACCGCGGCGAGCAGCGCGCTCCAGCAGGCCCGCGCCGCGCTCACCGACGTGACGATGGAGATGGGGGAGACGAAGAAGCCCAAGTTCGTCTACGCGCGCAGCGGTGGCTCCGAATCGGATGGCACCCTGCAGCGCGTGGTCCTGCGGGGCGCGGCGGCGCCCGTGGCGGAGCTGCTCTTCTTCGCCGCGCATCCGACCATGGTTCCCCGGCAGCGCGGCTACGTGGACCCGGACTATCCCGGCCGGCTCAGCGCCCTGCGCGAGTCCGAGGGCAGCGGCGTGACGCTTCTGTTGCAGGGCACGGTCGGCAATATCTCGGTGGCGTTCTCCCAGGGGCAGGGGCTGGAGCGCGTGTCCGCGTTCGCCCATGCGCTCGCGGAGGTGGCGGGCGAGGTACCCCTGGCGCCCGTGGGCCCCGAGGTCCGCTTGTCGTTGGTGCGCACGGAGGCGGCGATGCCTCGGCCGGATGCCTCGCGGCTGGTGCCTTCGCTCACGCGCGCCGCGGGCGACAACCTGCTGTGTGGCTCCGCGGAGCGGACCGCCGAAGTGGCGGCGTTGGTGCTGGGGCCTCTGCAACTGGTGACGGTGCCGGGAGAGCCCACCGTCGATGCGGGCGCGGAGCTGGTGCGTCGCACGGGGGCTTCGGGGGTGATGGGGCTCGCGGGGGGATATGTGGGCTACGTGGAGGCGCCCTCGCTGGTTCGCGCCGAGCAGGGGGAGTCCCGGCGGCAGTACTTCGGCCCCACGCTGTTGGATCAGCTGGGCGCGGCGGCGGAGCTGGCGGCGAGCACCGCGGGCTTCATGCGCTGA
- the purF gene encoding amidophosphoribosyltransferase yields MCGIFGITGHVEASNLTYLGLHALQHRGQESAGIVASDGHGLRAHRQMGLVADIFDAPVLAGLPGQSAIGHVRYSTAGGSQLKNAQPLFVQYAGGQCAIAHNGNLVNAAELKEKLEADGAIFQSDADTEVILHLLARSKQASFEQKLVEALRKVEGAYSLLVLTENKLVAVRDPLGIRPLVLGRMKEGAYVLASETTALDLIEAELVRELEPGELLVIENGVLRTSKPFAEPARLGRCIFEQVYFARPDSVLFGKSVYEVRKRMGMQLAREKPVPGADLVIAVPDSGVAAAIGFSQQSGIPYDVGLIRSHYVGRTFIEPQQSIRHFGVKLKLSAVKHVLKGKRVVVVDDSIVRGTTSRKIVKMLKAAGAIEVHLRISSPPTKWPCFYGIDTPSRQELIAASHSTDEIARYVTADSLGYISLEGLEEAVGDADRGNFCTACFSGKYLLGEMAPGAQEQSKLTA; encoded by the coding sequence ATGTGCGGCATCTTCGGAATCACGGGACACGTTGAGGCCTCCAACCTGACGTACTTGGGGCTGCACGCCCTTCAGCATCGCGGGCAGGAATCCGCGGGCATCGTCGCCTCGGATGGCCATGGCCTTCGAGCGCACCGTCAGATGGGATTGGTGGCCGATATCTTCGACGCGCCGGTGCTCGCCGGCCTGCCTGGCCAGTCAGCCATCGGCCACGTCCGTTACTCGACGGCGGGTGGCAGCCAGCTGAAGAACGCACAGCCGCTCTTCGTGCAGTACGCGGGAGGGCAGTGCGCCATCGCGCACAACGGCAACCTCGTCAACGCGGCCGAGTTGAAGGAGAAGCTGGAGGCCGACGGAGCCATCTTCCAGTCGGACGCGGACACGGAGGTCATCCTGCATCTGCTGGCGCGCTCCAAGCAGGCCAGCTTCGAGCAGAAGCTGGTGGAAGCGCTGCGCAAGGTGGAAGGCGCCTACAGCCTGCTGGTGCTGACGGAGAACAAGCTGGTCGCGGTGCGAGACCCGCTGGGCATCCGGCCGCTGGTGTTGGGGCGGATGAAGGAAGGCGCGTACGTGCTCGCCAGCGAGACGACGGCGCTGGACCTCATCGAGGCGGAGCTGGTGCGCGAGCTGGAGCCGGGCGAGCTGCTCGTCATCGAGAACGGCGTGCTGCGCACGAGCAAGCCCTTCGCGGAGCCCGCGCGCCTGGGGCGCTGCATCTTCGAGCAGGTGTACTTCGCGCGGCCGGACTCGGTGTTGTTCGGCAAGAGCGTGTACGAGGTGCGCAAGCGGATGGGCATGCAGCTGGCGCGGGAGAAGCCGGTGCCCGGCGCGGACCTGGTCATCGCGGTGCCGGACTCGGGTGTGGCGGCGGCCATCGGCTTCTCGCAGCAGAGCGGGATTCCGTATGACGTGGGCCTCATTCGCAGCCACTACGTGGGCCGCACGTTCATCGAGCCGCAGCAGTCCATCCGTCACTTCGGCGTGAAGCTGAAGCTGTCGGCGGTGAAGCACGTGCTCAAGGGCAAGCGCGTCGTGGTGGTGGATGACTCCATCGTCCGAGGCACCACGAGCCGCAAGATCGTGAAGATGCTCAAGGCCGCGGGAGCGATTGAGGTGCACCTGCGCATCTCCTCGCCGCCGACGAAGTGGCCATGCTTCTACGGCATCGACACGCCGAGCCGGCAGGAGCTCATCGCCGCCAGCCACAGCACGGACGAAATCGCGCGCTACGTCACGGCGGATTCGCTGGGCTACATCTCCCTGGAGGGTCTGGAGGAAGCGGTGGGAGACGCGGACCGGGGCAACTTCTGTACGGCGTGTTTCTCCGGCAAGTACCTGCTGGGAGAGATGGCGCCGGGCGCGCAGGAGCAAAGCAAGCTCACCGCCTGA